A single region of the Lotus japonicus ecotype B-129 chromosome 4, LjGifu_v1.2 genome encodes:
- the LOC130710185 gene encoding auxin response factor 2A-like → MATSEVTNKGNSVNGMGDTNYNNNNNDGSRNGAGEGQSGSSSSPTRDAETALYRELWHACAGPLVTVPREGERVFYFPQGHIEQVEASTNQVAELHMPVYDLPPKILCRVINVMLKAEPDTDEVFAQVTLLPEPNQDENAVEKEARLPPPPRFHVHSFCKTLTASDTSTHGGFSVLRRHADECLPPLDMSKQPPTQELVAKDLHGSEWRFRHIFRGQPRRHLLQSGWSVFVSSKRLVAGDAFIFLRGENGELRVGVRRAMRQQGNVSSSVISSHSMHLGVLATAWHANLTGTMFTVYYKPRTSPAEFIVPYDQYMESLKNNYTIGMRFKMRFEGEEAPEQRFTGTIVGIEDADSKSWPKSKWRCLKVRWDETSNIPRPERVSPWKIEPALAPPAMNPLIMPRPKRPRSNVVPSSPDSSILTREASSKVNADPLPASGFPRVLQGQESSTLRGNFAESIESNTAEKSVPWPRAADDEKIDAASTSRRYGSESWMLMARQEPTYSDLLSGFGARVDHSSHPSFVNQTGTVANTGRKSLIHREGKHNALTPWTGMPSSLSLNISDSKTKGSTLGSDVAYQVQGNSRYSAFGEYHVLHGHKVEHPHGNFLMKQPVPTQYESPHSKELLPRQLSGNSCGVAKPKDGDCKLFGISLSSSIVPEPATSQRDVESEPVSHMNITLQQHRTFENDQKSGHTRGTKPADGQVVADDHESLQTSQPLVKDVQLNSHSGSARSCTKVHKKGIALGRSVDLSKFNDYDELIAELDQLFEFGGELTSPHKDWLVVYTDNEGDMMLVGDDPWQEFCAMVRKIYIYPKEEIQKMSPGTLSSKNEENHSASEGADAQEIKCQPPQSASDA, encoded by the exons ATGGCGACATCGGAGGTAACGAACAAGGGAAATTCTGTGAACGGAATGGGTGACACCaactacaacaacaacaacaacgatGGTAGTAGAAACGGTGCAGGAGAGGGTCAGAGTGGTTCATCATCGTCACCGACGAGAG ATGCGGAAACTGCACTTTACAGGGAGCTATGGCATGCTTGTGCTGGTCCTCTGGTTACTGTGCCAAGAGAAGGAGAGCGCGTCTTCTATTTTCCTCAGGGACACATTGAACAG GTGGAGGCATCGACGAATCAGGTAGCGGAACTACACATGCCTGTTTACGATCTCCCACCCAAGATCTTGTGTCGGGTCATCAACGTGATGCTCAAG GCGGAGCCAGACACAGATGAGGTGTTTGCTCAGGTGACCTTACTTCCAGAACCAAAT CAAGATGAGAATGCGGTGGAGAAAGAGGCTAGGCTGCCGCCGCCACCACGATTTCACGTGCATTCGTTCTGTAAAACGCTCACAGCGTCGGATACCAGTACACACGGTGGGTTTTCAGTGCTGAGACGACATGCTGATGAATGCCTCCCTCCGCTG GACATGTCAAAACAGCCACCTACCCAGGAATTGGTAGCCAAGGACCTCCATGGGAGCGAGTGGCGATTCAGGCATATCTTTCGCG GTCAACCACGTAGACACTTATTGCAAAGCGGTTGGAGTGTTTTTGTCAGCTCTAAGAGGCTAGTTGCTGGGGATGCATTTATTTTCCTAAG AGGTGAGAATGGGGAACTTCGAGTGGGTGTCAGGCGTGCCATGAGACAGCAGGGTAATGTTTCATCTTCAGTTATCTCAAGCCACAGCATGCATCTCGGTGTCCTTGCAACTGCTTGGCATGCCAACTTGACCGGGACCATGTTTACTGTTTATTACAAACCTAG GACCAGTCCAGCTGAATTTATTGTTCCTTATGATCAATACATGGAGTcccttaaaaataattataccaTAGGTATGCGGTTCAAAATGAGGTTCGAGGGTGAAGAGGCTCCCGAGCAAAG GTTTACTGGTACCATCGTTGGAATTGAAGATGCTGATTCCAAAAGTTGGCCAAAATCTAAATGGAGATGTCTCAAG GTGAGATGGGATGAAACATCTAACATACCACGTCCTGAGAGGGTTTCCCCATGGAAAATAGAGCCTGCTCTCGCTCCTCCAGCAATGAATCCTCTTATAATGCCCAGACCCAAAAGGCCTCGGTCTAATGTGGTTCCATCATCCCCCGATTCTTCGATTCTTACTCGAGAAG CATCTTCTAAAGTAAACGCAGACCCTTTGCCCGCCAGTGGGTTCCCAAGGGTCTTGCAAGGTCAAGAATCATCGACCTTGAGAGGTAATTTTGCTGAGAGCATTGAGTCTAATACTGCAGAGAAGTCTGTTCCGTGGCCACGTGCAGCAGATGATGAAAAGATTGACGCTGCTTCTACATCAAGAAGGTATGGATCAGAGAGCTGGATGTTAATGGCAAGGCAAGAGCCAACATATTCAGATCTTCTTTCAGGCTTTGGGGCCCGTGTAGATCATTCTTCCCATCCATCATTTGTCAATCAAACTGGTACTGTAGCTAACACTGGTAGGAAAAGTTTGATCCATCGCGAAGGGAAGCATAATGCGCTTACTCCGTGGACTGGAATGCCTTCTAGTCTATCACTCAACATCTCGGACTCTAAAACAAAAGGTTCGACACTAGGCAGTGATGTAGCTTATCAAGTTCAAGGGAACTCGAGGTATAGTGCATTCGGTGAATATCATGTCCTTCATGGACACAAGGTTGAACATCCACATGGAAACTTTTTGATGAAACAACCTGTTCCTACCCAATATGAGAGTCCTCATTCAAAAGAACTATTGCCCAGACAATTGTCAGGAAACAGTTGTGGGGTTGCAAAACCCAAAGATGGTGACTGTAAGCTATTCGGCATCTCTCTTAGTAGCTCCATTGTACCAGAGCCTGCTACATCACAAAGAGACGTTGAAAGTGAGCCAGTTAGTCACATGAATATTACATTACAACAACATCGTACATTTGAAAATGATCAGAAGTCTGGACATACAAGAGGCACAAAACCAGCAGATGGTCAAGTTGTAGCTGATGACCATGAGAGCCTACAAACTTCTCAGCCACTTGTTAAAGATGTTCAACTTAATTCCCATAGTGGTTCAGCTAGAAGCTGCACTAAA GTTCACAAGAAGGGGATCGCGCTTGGTAGGTCAGTGGACCTTTCAAAGTTTAATGACTACGATGAATTGATTGCTGAGTTGGATCAGCTGTTTGAATTTGGAGGTGAATTAACTTCTCCACATAAGGATTGGCTTGTTGTCTACACTGATAATGAGGGGGACATGATGCTTGTTGGGGATGATCCGTGGCA GGAGTTTTGTGCCATGGTCCGCAAGATATATATCTACCCTAAGGAGGAGATTCAGAAAATGAGCCCCGGTACTTTGAGTTCAAAAAATGAAGAGAATCATTCAGCTAGTGAAGGTGCAGATGCACAAGAAATTAAATGCCAGCCGCCACAATCAGCTTCAGATGCCTGA
- the LOC130715457 gene encoding benzyl alcohol O-benzoyltransferase-like — MLASHSCPHSNYIHSTPAIFSLVIYLSTIPIFMDSSPPSLTFKVQRCKPELVPPASSTPHEVKLLSDIDDQDGLRFNIPFIMMYRHEPSMADKDPVQAIRQALSRTLVYYYPFAGRLKEGPGRKLMVDCTGEGVMFIEANADVSLVEFGETPLPPFPCFEELLYDVPGSEQVLDSPLLLIQVTRLKCGGFIMALRFNHTMSDGAGLKQFLSALAEMAQGASQPLTPPVWCRELLMARDPPRITCNHYEFEQVPSDSTEEGAITRSFFFGSNEIAALRRLVPLDLRHCSTFDVITACFWYCRTKALQLAPHDDIRLMTIVNTRNRFNPPIPVGYYGNCFTYPAVVTTVGKLCGNSFGYAVELVRKAKAQATEEYMHSMADFLVANRRCLFTTVRSCIVSDLTRFKLHETDFGWGEPVCGGVAKGGAGLYGGASYIIACKNAKGEDGRVLVICLPVENMKRFAKELNNMIV, encoded by the exons ATGCTAGCTAGCCATAGTTGCCCTCACTCAAACTACATACATAGCACACCTGCCATCTTTTCTTTGGTTATATACTTATCAACAATCCCCATTTTCATGGATTCATCACCTCCCTCTCTAACATTCAAAGTGCAGAGGTGCAAACCAGAGTTGGTACCTCCTGCTTCATCCACTCCCCACGAAGTGAAACTGCTATCTGACATTGACGACCAAGATGGTTTGCGtttcaatattccattcattaTGATGTACCGTCACGAACCATCAATGGCAGACAAAGACCCTGTTCAAGCCATTCGACAAGCGCTCTCACGAACACTTGTGTATTACTATCCCTTTGCCGGTAGGCTCAAGGAAGGTCCTGGCCGGAAACTCATGGTGGATTGTACTGGCGAGGGTGTGATGTTCATTGAGGCTAATGCAGATGTGAGTCTTGTTGAGTTTGGGGAAACACCTTTGCCTCCATTCCCCTGCTTTGAAGAGCTTCTGTATGATGTTCCAGGCTCAGAACAAGTTCTTGATAGCCCCCTTCTACTCATACAG GTCACACGCCTCAAGTGTGGTGGTTTTATCATGGCCCTCCGCTTTAACCATACCATGAGCGATGGAGCTGGCTTAAAGCAATTCTTGAGTGCCCTGGCAGAAATGGCTCAGGGTGCTTCCCAACCTTTAACTCCACCAGTGTGGTGCAGAGAGCTTCTGATGGCAAGAGATCCACCACGCATCACATGCAACCACTATGAATTTGAGCAAGTACCGTCAGATTCCACTGAGGAAGGGGCCATCACGCGGTCTTTCTTCTTTGGTTCCAATGAGATAGCAGCACTTCGTCGCTTAGTTCCCTTAGACCTTCGTCATTGCAGCACATTTGATGTCATTACTGCATGCTTCTGGTATTGTCGCACGAAAGCGTTGCAACTGGCACCACATGACGATATTCGTCTAATGACCATTGTCAACACACGTAACAG GTTCAACCCTCCGATACCTGTTGGTTATTACGGCAATTGTTTTACATATCCGGCGGTTGTCACCACAGTCGGGAAGCTTTGTGGAAACTCATTTGGCTATGCTGTGGAATTAGTAAGGAAAGCAAAAGCCCAGGCCACCGAAGAGTACATGCATTCTATGGCAGATTTTTTGGTGGCTAACCGGCGATGTTTATTTACAACAGTAAGGTCTTGTATTGTATCAGATTTGACACGATTTAAGCTCCATGAAACAGACTTTGGGTGGGGCGAGCCAGTGTGTGGCGGAGTGGCCAAAGGTGGGGCAGGGCTTTATGGTGGAGCATCATATATTATAGCTTGTAAGAATGCAAAAGGGGAAGACGGTAGAGTTTTGGTAATTTGCTTGCCTGTCGAGAATATGAAGAGGTTTGCAAAAGAGTTGAATAACATGATTGTGTGA